The Pseudomonas sp. R4-35-07 genome contains a region encoding:
- the rpmF gene encoding 50S ribosomal protein L32: MAVQQNKKSRSARDMRRSHDALTASTLSVEKTTGEIHLRHHVSPEGVYRGRKVIDKGADE; the protein is encoded by the coding sequence ATGGCTGTTCAGCAGAACAAAAAATCCCGCTCTGCCCGTGACATGCGTCGTTCGCACGATGCCCTGACGGCAAGCACTCTGTCTGTAGAAAAAACCACCGGTGAAATTCACCTGCGTCACCACGTATCGCCAGAAGGCGTATACCGTGGCCGTAAAGTGATCGACAAGGGCGCTGACGAGTAA
- a CDS encoding YceD family protein — protein sequence MLNDPIPPHVDPRKLADRGTSLQGELPLADLERLCDSLSDTVGAVQAKFVFERDERKSVVIHSFIDTEVKMVCQRCLELVTLPIHSECSYAVVKEGANTQSLPKGYDVLELGEDPLDLHALIEEELLLALPIVPAHHPEECQQPAGLDDEPEPSEDEVTRSNPFSVLAQLKRDPNV from the coding sequence ATGTTGAATGACCCGATTCCACCTCACGTTGACCCGCGCAAATTGGCTGATCGTGGCACTTCCCTTCAAGGTGAATTGCCGCTGGCCGATTTGGAGAGACTCTGCGACTCGCTTTCCGACACTGTCGGTGCGGTCCAGGCCAAATTCGTTTTTGAACGAGATGAACGTAAGTCTGTGGTGATCCACAGTTTTATCGACACCGAAGTCAAGATGGTTTGCCAGCGTTGTCTTGAGCTGGTCACCCTGCCGATCCACAGCGAATGCAGTTATGCCGTGGTGAAGGAGGGTGCGAATACCCAGTCGTTGCCGAAAGGTTATGACGTGCTGGAACTGGGCGAAGATCCTTTGGATCTGCATGCACTGATCGAGGAGGAGCTTTTGCTCGCCTTGCCCATTGTGCCTGCTCATCATCCGGAAGAATGCCAGCAGCCGGCGGGTCTCGATGACGAGCCCGAACCGAGCGAGGACGAGGTAACGCGGTCCAACCCGTTCAGTGTATTGGCGCAGTTAAAGCGTGACCCAAACGTTTAG
- a CDS encoding nucleoside triphosphate pyrophosphatase codes for MLPLLLASSSVYRRELLSRLHLPFTCGAPDIDESHRPDESAIELVKRLAEEKARALAASHPRHLIIGSDQVAALEGRIIGKPHTFENAREQLLAASGKRVSFLTGLALLNSDTGHCQVDCIPFTVHMRELSVERIERYLRIEQPYDCAGSFKAEGLGVSLFQSTEGPDATSLVGLPLIRLVDMLLAQGVHIP; via the coding sequence ATGCTGCCTTTATTACTTGCGTCCAGCTCGGTTTATCGCCGGGAATTACTGAGCCGCCTGCACTTGCCGTTCACCTGCGGCGCACCGGATATCGATGAAAGCCATCGCCCGGATGAATCCGCTATTGAGCTGGTCAAGCGCCTGGCCGAAGAGAAAGCGCGCGCCCTCGCCGCCAGCCATCCCAGGCACCTGATCATCGGCTCGGATCAGGTGGCTGCGCTTGAAGGACGGATTATCGGCAAGCCGCACACCTTCGAAAATGCCCGCGAACAATTGCTGGCAGCCAGCGGCAAGCGTGTGAGCTTCCTCACCGGACTGGCGCTGCTCAATAGCGATACCGGGCACTGCCAGGTCGACTGCATCCCTTTCACGGTGCACATGCGCGAACTGAGCGTTGAACGCATCGAACGCTACCTGCGGATCGAGCAGCCGTATGACTGTGCGGGCAGCTTCAAGGCCGAAGGCCTGGGCGTGAGCCTGTTCCAGAGCACCGAAGGGCCGGATGCGACCAGCCTTGTGGGCCTGCCGTTGATTCGCCTGGTAGACATGCTGCTGGCCCAAGGTGTGCACATTCCCTGA
- a CDS encoding S49 family peptidase, translated as MSDEWKAPEKADSSDDKSWKLLEKTLLASVQEQRRSRRWGIFFKLLTFVYLLGMLALFSPLMDMEKSATRGSHYTALIEVRGVIADKEPASADNIVSSLRAAFEDPKVKGVVLRINSPGGSPVQSGYVYDEIRRLRALHPDTRLYAVISDLGASGAYYIASAADQIYADKASLVGSIGVTAAGYGFVGTMEKLGVERRTYTSGEHKAFLDPFQPQKADETQFWQGVLDTTHRQFIASVKQGRGDRLKDKDHPELFSGLVWSGEQALPLGLIDGLGSASSVARDVIGEKELVDFTVEESPFDRFSKKLGASVAEKLALYMGFQSPTLR; from the coding sequence ATGAGTGACGAGTGGAAAGCGCCTGAAAAGGCCGATAGCAGCGACGACAAAAGCTGGAAGTTGCTGGAAAAGACCTTGTTGGCCAGCGTGCAGGAGCAGCGTCGTTCGCGGCGTTGGGGGATTTTCTTCAAGCTGCTGACCTTCGTGTACTTGCTGGGCATGCTGGCGTTGTTCAGCCCGCTGATGGACATGGAAAAAAGCGCCACCCGTGGCAGCCACTACACCGCCTTGATCGAAGTGCGCGGGGTGATCGCCGACAAGGAGCCCGCCAGCGCCGACAATATCGTCAGCAGCCTGCGCGCCGCGTTCGAAGACCCCAAGGTCAAAGGCGTGGTCCTGCGCATCAATAGCCCCGGTGGCAGCCCGGTGCAGTCGGGTTATGTGTATGACGAGATCCGCCGTCTGCGCGCCCTGCATCCAGATACCAGGCTTTATGCGGTGATCTCGGACCTGGGGGCCTCGGGTGCCTATTACATCGCCAGCGCCGCCGACCAGATCTATGCGGACAAGGCCAGCCTGGTCGGCTCCATTGGCGTGACAGCGGCCGGCTACGGTTTTGTCGGCACCATGGAGAAGCTGGGCGTGGAGCGTCGCACCTACACGTCGGGGGAGCATAAGGCGTTCCTCGACCCGTTCCAGCCGCAAAAGGCCGATGAAACCCAGTTCTGGCAGGGCGTGCTCGATACCACCCATCGTCAGTTCATTGCCAGCGTCAAGCAAGGGCGCGGCGATCGGCTCAAGGACAAGGACCATCCAGAGCTGTTCTCCGGCCTCGTGTGGTCGGGTGAGCAAGCGCTGCCGCTGGGCTTGATCGACGGCCTGGGCAGTGCCAGTTCAGTGGCGCGAGATGTGATTGGCGAGAAGGAGTTGGTGGATTTTACGGTTGAGGAATCGCCGTTTGACCGCTTCTCCAAGAAGCTCGGCGCCAGCGTGGCTGAGAAGCTGGCCCTGTACATGGGCTTCCAGAGCCCGACCCTGCGCTGA
- a CDS encoding HAD-IA family hydrolase — translation MSRLDYKLLIFDWDGTLANSIGRIVESMHTASTRSGFEPCSDLEVKGIIGLGLPEAIRTLYPQIDDSQLIAFRQHYADHYIALEAEPSPLFDGVRQSLEAFRAQGYYLAVATGKARRGLDRVLKAHGWDDYFDITRAADETASKPHPLMLEQILAHCGVAPRKALMVGDASFDLMMARNAGMDSVAVSYGAQAAEALQQYEPRLTIDHFSELQAWLGRAQ, via the coding sequence GTGTCGCGCCTTGATTACAAGCTGCTGATCTTCGATTGGGATGGAACGCTGGCCAACTCCATAGGGCGGATTGTCGAGTCGATGCACACGGCCTCGACCCGTTCCGGCTTCGAGCCGTGCAGCGACCTTGAGGTCAAGGGCATCATCGGCCTGGGCTTGCCTGAGGCCATCCGCACCCTGTACCCGCAGATCGACGACTCGCAACTGATCGCGTTTCGACAGCACTACGCGGATCACTACATCGCCCTGGAGGCCGAGCCTTCCCCGCTGTTCGACGGTGTGAGGCAGTCCCTGGAAGCGTTCCGTGCCCAGGGCTATTACCTCGCCGTGGCCACCGGCAAGGCCCGGCGCGGGCTCGACCGCGTGCTCAAGGCACATGGCTGGGACGATTATTTCGACATCACCCGTGCCGCGGATGAAACCGCCAGCAAACCCCATCCTCTGATGCTGGAGCAGATCCTGGCTCACTGCGGGGTAGCGCCGCGCAAGGCACTGATGGTGGGGGACGCGTCCTTCGACCTGATGATGGCGCGCAATGCGGGCATGGACAGCGTGGCGGTCAGCTACGGCGCCCAGGCGGCCGAAGCCTTGCAGCAATATGAGCCCAGGCTGACGATCGATCATTTTTCTGAACTGCAGGCCTGGCTCGGTCGGGCTCAATAA
- the rluC gene encoding 23S rRNA pseudouridine(955/2504/2580) synthase RluC, with protein sequence MTTTAPQTPSVQLLEVSPEYAGQRIDNFLLARLKGVPKTLIYRILRKGEVRVNKGRIKPEYKLQAGDIVRVPPVRVPERDEPVPLAQGLLQRLEASIVFEDNKLIVINKPCGIAVHGGSGLTFGVIEAFRQLRPDAKELELVHRLDRDTSGLLMIAKKRSMLRHLHTALRGDGVDKRYMALVRGNWASSIKSVRAPLQKSNLRSGERMVEVDEEGKEALTLFKVLRRFGDFATLVEAKPVTGRTHQIRVHTLHAGHCIAGDTKYGDEDFSREIRDLGGKRLFLHAYMLTVPLPDGGELKLQAPVDEMWAKTVERLSVAP encoded by the coding sequence ATGACGACTACCGCCCCCCAGACCCCCAGCGTCCAGCTGCTCGAGGTCTCGCCGGAATATGCCGGCCAACGCATCGATAATTTTCTCCTGGCCAGGCTCAAAGGCGTGCCCAAGACCTTGATTTACCGCATCTTGCGCAAAGGCGAGGTGCGCGTGAACAAAGGTCGGATCAAGCCCGAATACAAGTTGCAGGCGGGCGATATCGTCCGGGTGCCGCCAGTGCGTGTGCCCGAGCGCGACGAGCCGGTGCCGCTGGCCCAGGGCCTGCTGCAGCGCCTGGAAGCCTCGATCGTGTTCGAAGATAACAAACTCATCGTGATCAACAAACCCTGCGGCATTGCCGTTCACGGCGGCAGCGGCCTGACGTTCGGCGTGATCGAAGCCTTTCGTCAGCTGCGCCCGGATGCCAAGGAGCTGGAACTGGTCCACCGACTGGACCGCGACACCTCTGGCCTGTTGATGATCGCCAAGAAGCGCAGCATGTTGCGCCACCTGCACACCGCCCTGCGTGGCGATGGAGTAGACAAACGCTACATGGCGTTGGTGCGTGGTAACTGGGCCAGTTCGATCAAGAGCGTGCGAGCGCCGTTGCAGAAAAGCAACCTGCGCTCCGGTGAACGTATGGTGGAAGTGGACGAGGAGGGCAAAGAGGCCCTGACCCTGTTCAAGGTGCTGCGCCGCTTCGGCGACTTCGCCACCCTGGTCGAGGCCAAGCCGGTGACCGGGCGTACCCACCAGATTCGCGTGCACACCCTGCACGCTGGCCATTGCATTGCCGGTGATACCAAATACGGTGACGAGGATTTCTCCAGGGAAATTCGCGACCTGGGCGGCAAGCGCCTGTTCCTGCACGCCTATATGCTGACCGTGCCGCTGCCCGATGGCGGTGAGTTGAAGTTGCAGGCGCCAGTCGATGAGATGTGGGCCAAGACCGTGGAGCGTTTGAGTGTCGCGCCTTGA